Proteins found in one Mycobacterium branderi genomic segment:
- a CDS encoding MCE family protein: MRMNRRIWTQLTVLIAITATAFMFMAFGYMRLPTLLFGVGHYRVTVQLPEAAGLYERANVTYLGTEVGQVKSVELTDSGINAVLSLRSDVKIPANLDARVHSTSAVGEQYVELLPRAGESAPLKTGDVIPLSHSSVPPDVNELLNATNRGLQAIPGENLKTVIDESYTAIGGLGPELSRIVKGSTRLAIDARKNLDELTNVIDNVAPVLNTQTDTSESVQAWAAHMADITRQLKDNDVAVRNVLHKGSGAMEEVRDLFDRLQPTLPIVMANLASIAPVLVTYHAGLEQILVLVPLGTAAMQAVTVANQNTKQDYRGAYLSFNLNFNLPPPCTTGYLPIQQQRVPTYEDYPDRPAGDVYCRVPQDSMFNVRGARNYPCVTRPGKRAPTVKLCESDESYVPLNDGFNWKGDPNATLSGQDIPQLPPGSTPAQQLPPNGPAPSPIAAAEYDPATGSYVGPDGNVYTQSNLAQTAPKEQTWQSMLIPPTAR; this comes from the coding sequence ATGCGAATGAACAGACGGATTTGGACTCAACTCACCGTCCTGATCGCGATCACCGCGACCGCTTTCATGTTCATGGCGTTCGGTTACATGCGGCTGCCAACCCTGCTATTCGGTGTCGGCCACTATCGGGTCACGGTGCAATTGCCAGAAGCTGCAGGCCTCTACGAGCGAGCCAACGTGACCTATTTAGGCACCGAGGTAGGTCAGGTTAAGTCGGTCGAACTTACCGATAGCGGCATCAATGCGGTGCTCTCCCTGCGCTCCGACGTAAAAATACCCGCCAACCTCGACGCCCGAGTCCACAGCACCTCCGCTGTCGGAGAGCAGTACGTCGAGTTGCTACCGCGCGCAGGCGAATCCGCGCCCCTCAAAACTGGCGATGTCATCCCGCTCAGCCACTCATCTGTCCCACCCGATGTCAACGAACTTCTCAATGCCACCAACCGCGGTTTGCAGGCGATCCCAGGTGAGAACCTCAAGACCGTGATCGACGAGTCCTACACAGCGATAGGTGGCCTTGGACCGGAGCTCTCGCGCATCGTAAAGGGATCCACACGGCTGGCCATAGACGCACGCAAGAATTTGGACGAGCTGACCAATGTCATCGACAACGTCGCACCGGTGCTGAACACCCAAACCGACACGTCGGAATCCGTCCAGGCATGGGCGGCCCACATGGCCGATATCACTCGGCAGCTCAAGGACAACGACGTGGCAGTCCGAAATGTGCTGCACAAGGGCTCCGGAGCCATGGAGGAAGTACGGGATCTCTTCGACCGGCTGCAACCGACGCTGCCGATCGTGATGGCCAACCTGGCCAGCATCGCTCCAGTGCTGGTCACCTATCACGCCGGTCTCGAGCAAATCTTGGTGCTCGTCCCTCTGGGGACAGCGGCCATGCAAGCGGTGACCGTCGCCAACCAAAACACTAAGCAGGACTACAGGGGCGCCTATCTGAGCTTCAACCTCAATTTCAACCTCCCCCCGCCCTGCACGACCGGCTACCTGCCGATCCAGCAACAGCGGGTCCCCACCTACGAGGACTACCCGGACCGCCCGGCAGGCGATGTGTATTGCCGCGTGCCGCAGGACTCGATGTTCAACGTGCGCGGCGCCCGTAACTACCCCTGCGTGACCCGGCCCGGCAAACGAGCCCCAACCGTCAAGTTATGCGAAAGCGACGAGAGCTATGTCCCACTAAACGACGGCTTCAACTGGAAGGGCGACCCCAACGCCACGCTGTCCGGACAAGACATCCCGCAGTTGCCTCCGGGATCAACGCCCGCACAGCAACTTCCGCCCAACGGCCCGGCACCATCGCCGATCGCAGCAGCCGAATACGACCCCGCTACCGGCAGCTACGTCGGTCCGGACGGCAACGTGTACACCCAGTCCAACCTCGCCCAAACCGCACCGAAGGAGCAGACATGGCAGTCGATGCTGATACCTCCTACGGCCCGCTGA
- a CDS encoding virulence factor Mce family protein codes for MKSKNQTAVIAAVLGMAIAISGCGWRGANSLPLPGTQGRGPGSFTIQAQLPDVDNIERNSRVRVGDVTVGTVSKIERQGWHALLTMTINGDVELPANATAKVGQTSLLGSKHIELAPPKMVAPEGKLHAGSLIPLASGSSYPTTEKTLAALSLVLNGGGIGQIQDITQALSTALAGRENDLRSLIKQLDRFIGYVNNQTEDIIDATESLNNFAGQVADQKPVLDKAFKTIPDALAVLKDERKTLADALDSLGKFSAVAADSVNKTKDNLVTELKGIGPVLESLANAGPDLTRSLSFFATFPWPNETLEKWFRGDYANLTAIFDLTLSRIDAGLFTGTRWEGNLTELEMQWGRTIGQMPSPYTAGNPLVVPYHRDQGR; via the coding sequence ATGAAGTCGAAAAACCAGACGGCGGTCATCGCGGCGGTTTTGGGCATGGCCATTGCGATATCGGGCTGCGGATGGCGCGGTGCGAATTCCCTGCCGCTGCCCGGCACGCAAGGCCGTGGCCCGGGTTCGTTCACCATCCAGGCGCAATTGCCGGATGTGGACAACATAGAGCGAAACTCCCGGGTCCGAGTCGGTGACGTCACCGTCGGCACCGTCAGCAAGATAGAACGGCAAGGCTGGCACGCATTACTCACCATGACCATCAACGGCGACGTGGAATTGCCCGCCAACGCGACGGCCAAGGTTGGACAAACTAGCCTGCTCGGTTCCAAACACATCGAGCTGGCGCCGCCGAAAATGGTCGCGCCCGAGGGCAAATTACATGCCGGATCGTTGATTCCGTTGGCGTCGGGGAGCTCGTATCCCACTACGGAGAAGACGCTGGCCGCACTGTCGCTGGTTCTCAACGGTGGCGGGATCGGTCAGATCCAAGACATCACTCAGGCACTGAGCACCGCGTTGGCCGGCCGCGAGAACGATCTGCGAAGCCTCATCAAGCAGCTGGATAGGTTTATCGGCTACGTCAACAACCAGACCGAAGACATCATCGACGCCACCGAGAGTCTCAACAACTTTGCCGGCCAGGTCGCCGACCAGAAGCCGGTGCTCGACAAGGCTTTCAAGACTATCCCCGATGCACTGGCCGTCCTGAAAGACGAACGAAAGACGTTGGCCGACGCACTTGATTCACTGGGCAAGTTCAGCGCAGTGGCTGCCGATTCCGTGAACAAGACCAAGGATAACCTGGTCACGGAACTGAAAGGCATTGGGCCCGTGCTTGAATCGCTGGCCAATGCCGGCCCGGATCTGACTCGATCGCTGAGCTTCTTCGCCACGTTCCCGTGGCCAAACGAGACTTTGGAGAAGTGGTTCCGCGGTGACTACGCCAACCTCACCGCTATTTTCGACCTTACCCTGAGCCGCATCGACGCCGGGTTGTTCACCGGCACCCGCTGGGAAGGCAACCTGACCGAGCTCGAAATGCAGTGGGGCCGCACGATTGGACAAATGCCAAGCCCCTACACCGCCGGTAATCCGCTGGTCGTGCCATACCACCGGGACCAGGGCCGCTGA
- a CDS encoding MCE family protein, with amino-acid sequence MTKRTTRIGLAVALTATLFVGSFVALRTTATVHRTHVTAYFASSNGIYAGDEVRILGIPVGKIDRIEPQQQRAKISFWYDDKYPVPANANAVIISPSLVAVRAIQLTPAYTQGPAMQNGAVIPLERTAVPVEWDDLRAQLQKLTEMLQPTQPGGVSTLGVAVNTAAENLRGEGPNIRDTLIKLSQAFSALGDHSTDLFSTVKNVSTLVSALQDSKDVLRQLNQNLAAVTALLSDDPNEISNAVSAINDVVDHLKTFVAENRDAMGTTSDKLASVTTALNQSLDDVKQTLHILPNVLQNFTNIYQPAQGALTGVLALNNFANPLTFLCGAIQAASRLGGKDAAKLCVQYLAPIIKNRQYNFLPLGENLFVGAAARPNELTYSEDWLRPDYVPPSGSAAAPHPAGPAASVGERTAAEAPEPTQVAPAPTKPADGLQGMMLPPGGGT; translated from the coding sequence ATGACCAAACGCACAACACGGATCGGACTGGCAGTCGCCCTGACCGCAACCTTGTTTGTCGGGTCATTCGTCGCATTGCGAACCACAGCTACGGTCCACCGCACACATGTGACCGCATACTTCGCCAGCAGCAACGGCATTTACGCCGGCGATGAGGTGCGGATCTTGGGTATCCCCGTCGGCAAGATCGACCGAATCGAACCGCAGCAGCAACGGGCAAAGATCTCGTTCTGGTACGACGACAAGTACCCGGTGCCGGCGAACGCCAACGCGGTGATCATCTCCCCTTCACTCGTCGCAGTCCGGGCGATCCAACTGACACCCGCCTACACTCAGGGACCCGCCATGCAAAACGGTGCTGTGATCCCACTGGAGCGCACCGCGGTTCCGGTCGAATGGGACGACCTGCGCGCGCAGCTGCAGAAACTCACCGAGATGCTGCAGCCAACGCAGCCCGGTGGAGTAAGCACGCTAGGGGTAGCCGTCAACACCGCTGCGGAAAATCTGCGCGGCGAAGGACCCAATATCCGCGACACGTTGATCAAACTGTCGCAAGCGTTTTCCGCACTCGGTGACCACAGCACCGATCTGTTCTCCACGGTCAAAAACGTCTCCACCCTGGTATCGGCCTTGCAAGACAGCAAGGACGTACTGCGTCAGCTAAACCAGAATCTAGCCGCAGTAACCGCTCTACTGTCGGACGACCCGAACGAAATCAGCAACGCAGTATCTGCCATCAACGATGTGGTCGACCATCTGAAAACCTTTGTGGCAGAAAACCGAGACGCAATGGGCACGACCTCCGACAAACTCGCGTCGGTTACGACGGCGCTGAACCAGAGCCTCGATGACGTCAAGCAGACGCTGCACATCCTGCCGAACGTCCTGCAAAACTTCACCAACATCTACCAGCCAGCCCAAGGGGCCCTAACCGGAGTTTTGGCGCTCAACAACTTCGCTAATCCCCTCACGTTTTTGTGCGGCGCAATCCAAGCCGCCTCTCGACTGGGCGGGAAGGACGCAGCCAAGCTCTGCGTGCAATATCTCGCCCCGATCATCAAGAACCGTCAGTACAACTTCTTGCCGCTGGGCGAAAACCTGTTCGTCGGGGCGGCGGCGCGCCCTAATGAGCTCACGTACAGCGAAGACTGGCTGCGCCCGGATTACGTTCCGCCGTCTGGTTCGGCAGCGGCTCCCCACCCTGCCGGTCCGGCCGCGTCTGTTGGCGAAAGGACGGCTGCTGAAGCGCCCGAGCCGACCCAGGTGGCGCCGGCGCCGACAAAGCCGGCGGACGGCCTACAGGGAATGATGTTGCCGCCCGGCGGTGGGACATGA
- a CDS encoding MCE family protein, with translation MKTFAERKPLVLCVVGVAFTVAIAAVALNYDKVPFINQNKHYSAYFGDAGGLITGAAVQVSGYQVGKVESLGLDGPRVLVKFNVGKNIHLGDRSEAAIKTKTLLGAKILEVTPRGDGQQRGPIPIDRTRSPYQLPDALGDLTSTISGLNTDQLSHSLAVLSDTFKDTPPALRLAIGGVGRFSDTLDQRDAQLRNLLANANKVTGILAEDSDKIVTLLANTNALLAQLQSQSGALDQISHNITSAARQLEGFIAENSDTFKPMLDKLNGVLDILDNHKERVQQAIKKLNAYVMSLGESVASGPFFKAYLVNLLPGQFVQPFIEAAFSDLGLDPAVLLPSQRTDPQVGQPGTPPLPVPYPRTGQGGEPNRTLPDAITGKPGDPRYPYREPLPAPPPGGPPPGPPALPPPGLHSLPEPTPSPIYVPAPSEASPGPRGGQ, from the coding sequence ATGAAAACCTTCGCCGAACGCAAACCTCTCGTCCTCTGCGTCGTTGGCGTCGCCTTCACCGTGGCCATAGCGGCGGTTGCCCTCAACTACGACAAAGTGCCCTTCATCAATCAAAACAAACACTATTCGGCATACTTCGGTGATGCCGGCGGGCTGATAACCGGTGCCGCAGTGCAGGTTTCCGGCTACCAGGTGGGCAAAGTAGAAAGCCTCGGCTTAGACGGCCCCCGCGTCCTGGTGAAGTTCAACGTAGGCAAGAACATCCACTTGGGCGACCGCAGCGAGGCGGCGATCAAGACAAAAACTCTGTTGGGCGCAAAGATCCTTGAAGTCACCCCGCGCGGTGATGGCCAACAGCGCGGCCCCATCCCGATCGACCGCACCCGCTCGCCCTACCAGCTGCCCGATGCGCTCGGGGATCTCACGTCAACGATCAGCGGGCTCAACACCGATCAGCTGTCCCACTCGCTGGCCGTACTTTCAGACACCTTCAAGGACACCCCGCCAGCGCTGAGGCTGGCCATCGGCGGTGTAGGGCGATTCTCCGACACCTTGGACCAACGTGATGCACAGTTGCGCAACCTCTTAGCCAACGCCAACAAAGTGACCGGAATACTGGCCGAGGACAGCGACAAGATCGTCACCCTGCTCGCCAACACCAACGCTCTCCTGGCCCAACTGCAAAGTCAAAGCGGCGCTCTAGACCAGATCTCCCACAACATCACCTCGGCCGCCCGCCAGCTCGAGGGGTTCATCGCGGAAAACAGCGACACCTTTAAACCTATGTTGGACAAGCTCAATGGTGTGCTGGACATCCTGGATAACCACAAGGAGCGTGTCCAGCAGGCGATCAAGAAACTCAACGCCTACGTGATGTCGCTTGGTGAGTCCGTCGCCTCAGGACCGTTCTTCAAGGCCTATCTCGTTAACCTGTTGCCCGGCCAGTTCGTTCAGCCATTCATCGAAGCGGCGTTCTCCGATCTGGGACTGGATCCTGCCGTCCTGTTGCCGTCGCAGCGAACCGATCCACAAGTCGGACAACCAGGCACCCCGCCGCTGCCGGTTCCCTACCCACGTACCGGCCAGGGCGGTGAGCCCAACCGCACCCTCCCCGACGCCATCACGGGCAAACCCGGCGATCCGCGCTACCCGTATCGCGAACCGCTGCCTGCCCCGCCTCCGGGTGGTCCACCGCCCGGACCGCCGGCGCTGCCACCGCCCGGCCTGCACTCCCTTCCTGAGCCCACCCCATCCCCCATATACGTCCCCGCGCCGAGTGAAGCGTCGCCAGGCCCCAGAGGTGGTCAATGA
- a CDS encoding MCE family protein encodes MRSKLPGTIWRLTAFVAVCLFFMFAMFAIFSQLRFQSEKVYNADFTNVTGLKEGQFVRIAGVEVGKVKSIAVQPDTTVRVAFSADDSVVLTQGTRAVIRYDDLIGGRYLALEEGVGGTTKLHQGDTIALSNTSPALDLDALIGGFRPLFRALDPDQVNALTGQLISAFEGQGDTIASFFEHTAALTRTLADRDQLVGQVITNLNTVVGSLGEQRTQFHKAIDSLSQLVTTLAERKHDISNSVAYTNAATSSLTDLLAQGRPPFQKIVREADRTAGLIVADRPYMDNLLQTLPDKFQLLARQGIYGDFFSFYLCDAILKVNGKGGQPVYIKLAGQASGRCAPK; translated from the coding sequence GTGAGAAGTAAACTGCCAGGCACCATCTGGCGTCTCACTGCATTCGTGGCTGTCTGCCTTTTCTTTATGTTCGCGATGTTCGCGATCTTCAGCCAGCTTCGGTTCCAGTCGGAGAAGGTCTATAACGCCGACTTCACCAACGTGACTGGATTGAAAGAAGGTCAGTTCGTCCGCATAGCCGGTGTGGAAGTCGGCAAGGTCAAAAGTATTGCGGTCCAGCCCGATACAACGGTGCGAGTCGCGTTCAGCGCCGACGATTCGGTCGTGTTGACGCAGGGCACCCGGGCCGTCATCCGCTACGACGACCTAATCGGCGGGCGCTACCTGGCACTCGAGGAAGGAGTAGGCGGAACCACGAAACTCCACCAAGGAGACACAATTGCGCTGTCCAACACCTCACCAGCGCTGGACCTCGATGCGCTGATCGGCGGTTTCCGACCCTTGTTCCGTGCACTCGACCCCGACCAGGTCAATGCGCTTACCGGACAGCTGATTAGCGCATTCGAAGGCCAGGGTGACACCATCGCCTCCTTTTTCGAACACACCGCGGCACTGACCCGCACCCTCGCCGACCGGGATCAGCTCGTCGGACAGGTCATCACCAACCTCAACACCGTCGTGGGTTCACTCGGCGAGCAACGGACTCAATTCCATAAAGCCATCGACTCTCTGTCCCAGCTGGTAACCACTCTGGCCGAACGCAAGCACGACATCAGCAATTCGGTCGCCTACACAAACGCGGCTACCTCCTCGCTCACCGACCTACTGGCCCAGGGACGTCCCCCGTTCCAAAAGATCGTTCGCGAGGCCGACCGCACAGCCGGTCTGATCGTGGCCGACCGGCCCTACATGGACAACTTGCTGCAAACCCTGCCCGACAAATTCCAGCTTCTCGCCCGGCAAGGCATCTACGGCGACTTCTTCAGCTTCTATCTGTGTGACGCAATCCTGAAAGTCAACGGCAAGGGCGGCCAGCCGGTTTACATCAAGCTGGCCGGTCAGGCCAGCGGAAGGTGCGCGCCCAAATGA
- a CDS encoding MCE family protein produces the protein MEARPGERRLHPALCTLILLAVIGLFAFVTFSLFAGTFASYVPVTLTADRSGLVMELGAKVKMRGVQVGRVGTIHGGNKPVTLTLQLYPDQIRHIPANVQARIRATTVFGAKYVDLVYPKHPSAKRISAGSVITSENVSTEVNTVFQNLTDLLNRIDPAKLNSVLTALSQGLRGEGPTIGQATSDANEVLLALNPRAETMRNDWQSVSGFSDTYSAAARDILAVLDSASTTSSAITDNSRDLDAALVNVIGLAQSGVNLIASSKDNLVNAVNSLEPTTSLLFKYNPELTCLIVGGKYFLDHGGYDAAGGGDGKSTIVDAAILLGDDPYRYPDNLPVVGAKGGPGGQPGCGSLPDVAKNWPLRQLITNTGWGTGIDWRPNPGIGFPGWADYFPVTRGAPKPPSIRHPGGPAPGPMPYPGAPPYGAPMYAPDGTPLYPGLPPAPAPGAPKEPGPPPPGSEPFSVPAPASQQPTPLPPLPTPALPSP, from the coding sequence ATGGAAGCAAGACCAGGAGAAAGGCGACTCCACCCCGCACTGTGCACGCTGATCTTGCTCGCTGTCATCGGATTGTTCGCATTCGTCACGTTTTCGTTATTCGCCGGAACATTCGCCTCGTATGTTCCGGTCACGCTGACCGCAGACCGGTCGGGGCTGGTCATGGAGCTCGGGGCCAAGGTCAAGATGCGCGGCGTGCAGGTAGGTCGTGTCGGAACGATTCACGGAGGAAATAAGCCAGTCACGTTGACCTTGCAGCTCTACCCGGATCAGATCCGACACATTCCCGCCAATGTGCAGGCTCGGATCCGGGCCACCACCGTCTTCGGGGCGAAATATGTCGACCTCGTCTATCCCAAACACCCTAGCGCCAAACGGATCTCAGCGGGATCAGTGATTACTTCGGAGAATGTCAGCACCGAGGTAAACACGGTCTTTCAGAACCTTACTGATCTGTTGAACCGGATCGACCCGGCCAAGCTGAACAGCGTACTGACGGCGCTGTCGCAGGGTCTGCGGGGCGAGGGCCCCACCATCGGACAAGCGACCTCCGATGCCAACGAAGTACTGCTGGCACTCAATCCCCGCGCCGAAACAATGCGTAATGACTGGCAGTCGGTATCGGGATTCAGTGACACCTACAGTGCAGCAGCCCGCGACATCCTCGCCGTGCTCGATTCGGCGAGTACAACTAGTTCCGCCATCACAGACAACTCCCGGGATTTAGACGCCGCTCTGGTCAACGTCATCGGGTTGGCGCAAAGCGGCGTCAACCTAATCGCGTCCAGCAAGGACAATCTGGTGAATGCGGTCAATTCTCTTGAACCCACAACGAGCCTGCTCTTTAAGTACAACCCTGAATTGACCTGCCTGATCGTCGGCGGGAAATACTTCCTCGACCACGGTGGCTATGACGCCGCAGGCGGCGGGGATGGAAAGTCAACGATCGTCGACGCCGCGATTCTGCTCGGCGACGACCCTTACAGGTACCCCGACAATCTGCCTGTGGTCGGCGCCAAGGGCGGCCCAGGCGGCCAGCCGGGATGCGGCTCACTGCCCGACGTCGCAAAGAACTGGCCGCTCCGCCAACTCATCACCAACACCGGTTGGGGAACCGGTATCGATTGGCGCCCCAATCCCGGCATCGGCTTCCCCGGCTGGGCCGACTACTTCCCGGTCACGCGCGGAGCACCCAAACCGCCGAGCATCCGCCACCCCGGAGGTCCGGCCCCTGGCCCAATGCCCTACCCCGGGGCCCCGCCCTACGGGGCGCCGATGTACGCGCCCGATGGCACGCCGCTGTATCCCGGTCTGCCGCCCGCACCTGCGCCCGGTGCCCCGAAAGAACCTGGCCCGCCGCCCCCAGGTTCGGAGCCGTTCTCGGTGCCCGCACCAGCCTCCCAACAGCCGACTCCGCTGCCGCCGCTCCCCACGCCCGCCCTCCCATCACCCTGA
- a CDS encoding ABC transporter permease has product MNTTQPSGLHPRLYRTAHGVVSSWNRLGAQAQFYGQTVRGIGTVFAHYKVELVRLIAQMSLGTGALVLVGGSVAIVGFLMLSGGSLVAVQAYSYLQQIGVGALAGFGSAFLNVRLIAPLVAGIGLAATIGAGATAQLGAMRISEEIDALEVMAIRSVAYLTSTRLVAGVIVVIPLYCVAVLMAFLATRFGTTAIYGQSTGVYDHYFNTFLNPTDLMWSFLQAIAMAVVVMLIHTYYGFTASGGPAGVGEAVGRAVRASLVTAVFVTVFVSLAIYGQSGNFHLAG; this is encoded by the coding sequence ATGAACACCACCCAACCAAGCGGACTCCACCCCAGGCTTTACCGCACTGCTCACGGCGTGGTGAGCAGCTGGAATCGACTCGGTGCACAAGCACAGTTCTACGGACAGACTGTGCGAGGCATTGGAACTGTCTTCGCGCACTACAAAGTGGAGCTAGTTCGATTGATCGCCCAGATGAGCCTTGGCACCGGCGCATTGGTTCTTGTAGGCGGCTCAGTGGCCATCGTTGGCTTCCTGATGTTGTCGGGCGGCTCGCTCGTCGCAGTACAGGCGTATAGCTATCTCCAGCAGATCGGCGTTGGAGCACTGGCCGGGTTCGGATCGGCGTTCCTCAACGTGCGACTGATCGCACCGCTGGTCGCAGGTATCGGCCTGGCTGCCACCATCGGCGCCGGAGCCACCGCACAGCTGGGGGCCATGCGAATCAGCGAAGAAATCGATGCGCTTGAGGTGATGGCTATCCGTTCAGTGGCCTACCTTACGTCGACACGATTGGTCGCCGGCGTGATCGTGGTAATTCCGTTGTACTGCGTCGCCGTGCTGATGGCTTTTCTGGCCACACGTTTCGGCACCACAGCCATCTATGGCCAGTCGACCGGCGTCTACGATCACTACTTCAACACCTTCTTGAACCCCACCGACTTGATGTGGTCGTTCTTGCAGGCCATAGCAATGGCCGTCGTGGTCATGCTGATACACACCTACTACGGATTCACCGCCTCCGGGGGACCCGCCGGGGTCGGCGAGGCGGTCGGCCGAGCCGTACGGGCATCATTGGTCACCGCGGTGTTCGTCACCGTCTTTGTCTCCCTGGCCATTTACGGCCAGTCCGGAAACTTCCACCTGGCGGGATAG
- a CDS encoding MlaE family ABC transporter permease, translated as MDAVTKPANALGAFFAMCLDTVVQMFRPPWAWREFLFQMWFVARVSMLPTALLCIPFGVLLTFDVDVLLVEIGAADFSGAGTALGTVTQSGPVVTVLVITGAGATAMCADLGARTIRDELDALRVMGIDPIQALVVPRVLAATLVSLLLSSVVTVTGVVGGFFFAVYFQHVTPGAFAAGLTLLVGTPEVVVSLAKAAIFGLVAGLIACYKGTHVGGGPQAVGNAVNETVVFTFLALFVINVIATAVGVKVAT; from the coding sequence ATGGACGCGGTCACCAAACCGGCCAATGCACTCGGCGCATTCTTCGCGATGTGCCTGGACACCGTTGTCCAGATGTTCCGGCCGCCATGGGCATGGCGAGAGTTCCTCTTCCAAATGTGGTTCGTGGCACGGGTCTCCATGCTTCCGACCGCCTTGTTGTGTATCCCGTTCGGCGTGCTGTTGACGTTTGACGTTGACGTACTCCTGGTTGAGATCGGCGCAGCGGATTTCTCAGGCGCCGGCACGGCACTGGGGACGGTTACCCAAAGTGGCCCAGTGGTGACCGTTCTCGTGATCACTGGCGCGGGCGCCACCGCGATGTGCGCAGATCTCGGGGCTCGGACGATCCGCGACGAACTGGATGCCCTGCGCGTGATGGGCATTGACCCGATTCAGGCGCTCGTGGTACCGCGGGTGCTGGCGGCCACACTCGTCTCGCTGCTGCTGTCGTCGGTGGTGACCGTCACGGGTGTTGTCGGCGGATTCTTCTTCGCCGTTTACTTCCAGCACGTCACTCCCGGTGCATTCGCGGCCGGCCTCACCCTGTTAGTCGGAACGCCCGAAGTGGTTGTGTCCCTGGCGAAGGCCGCCATTTTCGGCCTGGTCGCCGGTCTCATCGCCTGTTACAAAGGCACCCACGTCGGCGGCGGTCCGCAGGCTGTCGGCAACGCGGTCAACGAGACCGTTGTGTTTACTTTCCTAGCGCTCTTCGTCATCAATGTGATCGCCACCGCAGTCGGTGTGAAGGTGGCGACATGA
- a CDS encoding M20 metallopeptidase family protein, whose protein sequence is MNLRSDARALQDDLVAFRRDLHREPEVGLHLPRTQERVLGAVGGLPLEIGVGETVSSVTGVLRGGRRDANRPKTVLLRADMDALPIGEQTDEDFASRNGAMHACGHDLHTAALVGAAHLLAAHRDGIAGDVVFMFQPGEEGWDGAQAMIAEGVLDAAGRRVDFAYGMHVLSNTMPAGVFCSKPGPMLSASHTLSVTVRGAGGHGSAPHSAKDPVVAAAEMITSLQTMVTRGFDAFDPVVVTVGVVQAGARANIIPDIATFEATVRRYSAENAERLATLIPRVLQGVAAAHGVEVDVDFHVEYPLTVNNAGEVAFAQRVVQEMIDEDRYAPMDRPLSGSEDFSRVLDIVPGAFVGLGACMPDLDPVSAPMNHSPRARFSDDVLADAAAVYAALAVERLDVEASS, encoded by the coding sequence ATGAACCTGAGAAGTGATGCTCGGGCGCTGCAAGATGACCTTGTCGCGTTCCGTCGCGACCTGCATCGCGAACCAGAGGTCGGCCTACACCTGCCGCGCACCCAGGAACGTGTGCTGGGTGCAGTGGGGGGTCTTCCTCTAGAGATCGGGGTCGGCGAGACGGTGTCTTCGGTGACGGGGGTCTTGCGCGGAGGCCGACGGGATGCAAATCGCCCTAAAACTGTGTTGTTGCGCGCCGACATGGACGCCCTGCCGATCGGCGAGCAGACCGACGAGGACTTTGCATCGCGCAACGGCGCGATGCATGCCTGCGGCCACGACTTGCACACGGCTGCCTTGGTTGGTGCCGCACACTTGCTAGCAGCGCATCGTGACGGCATCGCTGGCGACGTGGTCTTCATGTTCCAGCCAGGCGAGGAGGGCTGGGACGGCGCACAGGCGATGATTGCTGAAGGAGTGTTAGACGCCGCCGGACGTCGAGTGGACTTCGCGTACGGGATGCACGTGTTGTCGAACACGATGCCTGCGGGAGTTTTCTGTAGCAAGCCCGGCCCGATGCTGTCGGCCTCGCACACACTGTCGGTCACCGTCCGCGGTGCCGGCGGGCATGGTTCTGCACCCCACTCGGCTAAGGACCCGGTGGTTGCCGCCGCTGAAATGATCACCTCACTACAGACCATGGTCACCCGGGGGTTCGATGCCTTCGATCCGGTTGTGGTCACCGTCGGGGTCGTGCAGGCCGGGGCGCGCGCCAACATCATTCCCGATATCGCGACGTTCGAGGCAACCGTGCGACGGTATTCGGCCGAGAATGCGGAACGGTTGGCGACCTTAATCCCGCGGGTTCTGCAAGGAGTTGCTGCCGCCCACGGCGTCGAGGTAGACGTCGATTTTCATGTCGAATATCCACTTACCGTCAACAACGCGGGCGAAGTCGCGTTTGCACAGCGCGTTGTCCAGGAAATGATCGACGAGGATCGCTATGCGCCAATGGATAGGCCGCTCAGCGGTTCGGAAGACTTCTCCAGAGTGCTCGACATCGTTCCTGGCGCGTTCGTGGGCCTTGGTGCATGCATGCCTGATCTGGATCCCGTATCCGCGCCGATGAATCACTCCCCGCGCGCGCGGTTTTCCGACGACGTTCTGGCCGACGCAGCGGCCGTGTATGCGGCGCTCGCCGTCGAACGGCTCGACGTCGAAGCTTCGAGTTAG